In the Astatotilapia calliptera chromosome 5, fAstCal1.2, whole genome shotgun sequence genome, one interval contains:
- the LOC113022573 gene encoding methyltransferase-like protein 7A isoform X2: MAKFADTDGTLRLLEIGCGSGANFKFYPHGCTVTCTDPNPHFEKYLRMSMDANQHLTYDKFMCVSGEDMRGVRDGSADVVVCTLVLCSVSNVQQVLQEARRVLRTGGAFYFLEHVVSDSSSWTYFLQYVFEPLWCFLGDGCMITRATWKDIEVAGFSELNLRHIDAPDVSLMIRPHIMGYCIK; the protein is encoded by the exons ATGGCCAAATTTGCAGATACCGATGGCACCCTCCGCCTGCTGGAGATCGGGTGCGGCAGCGGAGCTAACTTCAAGTTTTACCCTCACGGCTGCACGGTGACCTGCACTGACCCCAACCCGCACTTCGAGAAGTACCTGCGGATGAGCATGGACGCAAACCAGCATCTGACTTACGACAAGTTTATGTGCGTCTCCGGGGAGGACATGCGGGGAGTACGGGACGGCTCTGCGGACGTTGTTGTCTGCACCTTAGTCCTGTGCTCTGTCAGCAATGTGCAGCAGGTCCTGCAGGAGGCCCGGCGCGTTCTCAGAACA GGTGGCGCCTTCTACTTTTTGGAACATGTTGTCTCAGATTCTTCATCCTGGACATACTTTTTGCAGTATGTGTTTGAGCCTCTCTGGTGCTTTCTCGGGGATGGATGCATGATTACCAGAGCAACATGGAAAGATATAGAGGTAGCTGGTTTTTCCGAGCTTAACTTGAGACACATTGATGCTCCAGATGTCAGTTTGATGATCAGGCCACACATCATGGGATATTGTATTAAATGA
- the LOC113022573 gene encoding methyltransferase-like protein 7A isoform X1, whose protein sequence is MKVCLMKLCRLLCSALSLPLHAMQVIGLRGMYKRLFPLLAYNVTFSYNDKMHRVKRELFRNMAKFADTDGTLRLLEIGCGSGANFKFYPHGCTVTCTDPNPHFEKYLRMSMDANQHLTYDKFMCVSGEDMRGVRDGSADVVVCTLVLCSVSNVQQVLQEARRVLRTGGAFYFLEHVVSDSSSWTYFLQYVFEPLWCFLGDGCMITRATWKDIEVAGFSELNLRHIDAPDVSLMIRPHIMGYCIK, encoded by the exons ATGAAGGTTTGTCTAATGAAATTATGCAGACTGCTTTGTTCAGCCTTGAGTCTGCCCTTGCACGCAATGCAGGTCATAGGGCTGCGTGGCATGTACAAACGCCTTTTTCCCTTGCTCGCCTACAATGTGACATTTTCATACAACGACAAAATGCACAGAGTCAAGAGGGAGCTTTTCCGAAACATGGCCAAATTTGCAGATACCGATGGCACCCTCCGCCTGCTGGAGATCGGGTGCGGCAGCGGAGCTAACTTCAAGTTTTACCCTCACGGCTGCACGGTGACCTGCACTGACCCCAACCCGCACTTCGAGAAGTACCTGCGGATGAGCATGGACGCAAACCAGCATCTGACTTACGACAAGTTTATGTGCGTCTCCGGGGAGGACATGCGGGGAGTACGGGACGGCTCTGCGGACGTTGTTGTCTGCACCTTAGTCCTGTGCTCTGTCAGCAATGTGCAGCAGGTCCTGCAGGAGGCCCGGCGCGTTCTCAGAACA GGTGGCGCCTTCTACTTTTTGGAACATGTTGTCTCAGATTCTTCATCCTGGACATACTTTTTGCAGTATGTGTTTGAGCCTCTCTGGTGCTTTCTCGGGGATGGATGCATGATTACCAGAGCAACATGGAAAGATATAGAGGTAGCTGGTTTTTCCGAGCTTAACTTGAGACACATTGATGCTCCAGATGTCAGTTTGATGATCAGGCCACACATCATGGGATATTGTATTAAATGA
- the atf1 gene encoding cyclic AMP-dependent transcription factor ATF-1 isoform X2: MSLGGSPVAVVQLPGGQFQVQGVIQSAQSSVIQSPQGQNTHALGTDSEDSQDSSDSGAATQKTREILARRPSYRKILNDLSAEEVAHIEGKDSSPTSTGVTGVTVPTTPIYQTSSGQYITIAANGTIQLASPGSEGIQGLQAVTMANSGGAQSSTTILQYAQTPDGQQILVPSNQVVVQGAGGEVQTYQIRTAPTSTSLPQTVVMTSPVGLSQTKTDDPTMKREIRLAKNREAARECRRKKKEYVKCLENRVAVLENQNKTLIEELKTLKDLYCVKTG; the protein is encoded by the exons atgtCACTGGGTGGTTCTCCTGTAGCTGTTGTGCAGCTGCCTGGTGGTCAGTTTCAGGTTCAGGGTGTGATCCAGTCTGCACAGTCATCAGTCATTCAGTCCCCTCAGGGGCAAAATACACAT GCCCTGGGTACAGACAGTGAAGACTCACAGGATTCATCAGACAGTGGAGCAGCAACTCAAAAAACCAGAGAAATACTGGCGAGGCGGCCTTCATATCg AAAAATCCTGAATGACCTTTCAGCAGAGGAAGTGGCACACATTGAGGGAAAGGACAGCAGTCCCACATCCACAGGAGTTACGGGTGTTACAGTACCAACCACACCAATCTACCAGACCAGCAGCGGCCAGTACA TTACCATAGCTGCAAATGGCACAATCCAGCTGGCATCTCCAGGGTCCGAAGGCATTCAGGGACTTCAGGCTGTCACCATGGCCAACTCTGGTGGAGCCCAGTCAAGCACCACCATCCTTCAGTATGCCCAGACACCCGATGGACAGCAGATACTGGTGCCTAGCAATCAGGTTGTTGTACAAG GTGCAGGAGGAGAAGTGCAGACGTACCAGATCCGCACAGCACCCACATCCACTTCCTTGCCTCAGACTGTAGTTATGACGTCTCCTGTGGGACTGTCCCAGACTAAAACTGATGATCCaacaatgaaaagagaaatTAGGCTCGCAAAAAACAG agAGGCAGCCCGTGAATGTCGACGGAAGAAAAAGGAATATGTTAAATGCCTGGAAAACCGCGTAGCTGTTCTCGAGAACCAAAACAAGACTCTGATTGAAGAACTCAAAACATTAAAAGATCTTTATTGTGTTAAAACAGGTTAA
- the atf1 gene encoding cyclic AMP-dependent transcription factor ATF-1 isoform X1: protein MEEVQQVSNGIESQTATIPTTITTSQFSQIGHQMSLGGSPVAVVQLPGGQFQVQGVIQSAQSSVIQSPQGQNTHALGTDSEDSQDSSDSGAATQKTREILARRPSYRKILNDLSAEEVAHIEGKDSSPTSTGVTGVTVPTTPIYQTSSGQYITIAANGTIQLASPGSEGIQGLQAVTMANSGGAQSSTTILQYAQTPDGQQILVPSNQVVVQGAGGEVQTYQIRTAPTSTSLPQTVVMTSPVGLSQTKTDDPTMKREIRLAKNREAARECRRKKKEYVKCLENRVAVLENQNKTLIEELKTLKDLYCVKTG, encoded by the exons ATGGAAGAAGTACAGCAGGTCAGCAATGGCATTGAGTCACAGACTGCAACCATTCCCACTACCATCACAACCTCTCAGTTCTCACAGATAGGCCACCAG atgtCACTGGGTGGTTCTCCTGTAGCTGTTGTGCAGCTGCCTGGTGGTCAGTTTCAGGTTCAGGGTGTGATCCAGTCTGCACAGTCATCAGTCATTCAGTCCCCTCAGGGGCAAAATACACAT GCCCTGGGTACAGACAGTGAAGACTCACAGGATTCATCAGACAGTGGAGCAGCAACTCAAAAAACCAGAGAAATACTGGCGAGGCGGCCTTCATATCg AAAAATCCTGAATGACCTTTCAGCAGAGGAAGTGGCACACATTGAGGGAAAGGACAGCAGTCCCACATCCACAGGAGTTACGGGTGTTACAGTACCAACCACACCAATCTACCAGACCAGCAGCGGCCAGTACA TTACCATAGCTGCAAATGGCACAATCCAGCTGGCATCTCCAGGGTCCGAAGGCATTCAGGGACTTCAGGCTGTCACCATGGCCAACTCTGGTGGAGCCCAGTCAAGCACCACCATCCTTCAGTATGCCCAGACACCCGATGGACAGCAGATACTGGTGCCTAGCAATCAGGTTGTTGTACAAG GTGCAGGAGGAGAAGTGCAGACGTACCAGATCCGCACAGCACCCACATCCACTTCCTTGCCTCAGACTGTAGTTATGACGTCTCCTGTGGGACTGTCCCAGACTAAAACTGATGATCCaacaatgaaaagagaaatTAGGCTCGCAAAAAACAG agAGGCAGCCCGTGAATGTCGACGGAAGAAAAAGGAATATGTTAAATGCCTGGAAAACCGCGTAGCTGTTCTCGAGAACCAAAACAAGACTCTGATTGAAGAACTCAAAACATTAAAAGATCTTTATTGTGTTAAAACAGGTTAA
- the tmt1a.1 gene encoding methyltransferase-like protein 7A, translating to MTSVMRFLSSIVNILCIPLHLIHAVGLYGIYKRIFPICINRMAKSYNKKMHDKKKDLFCVLPEFKKAGGQLTILEIGCGTGANFEFYPPGSRLICTDPNPHFEKYLTETMAKNDHLRYERFVVASGEDLRAVEDDSIDVVVCTLVLCSVDDVSQTLREAHRILRPGGAFFFLEHVAGDTSTWTYFFQHVLQPLWYYFGDGCWIVRETWKYVEEAGFSDLKLRHIEAPLFFIMKPHISGYAVK from the exons ATGACTTCTGTAATGAGATTTCTGAGCTCTATAGTAAATATATTATGCATTCCGCTTCACCTGATTCACGCCGTAGGCCTGTACGGAATATACAAGCGTATTTTCCCAATTTGTATAAATCGGATGGCGAAATCGTACAATAAGAAGATGCACGATAAAAAGAAGGATTTGTTTTGCGTTTTGCCAGAGTTCAAGAAGGCTGGCGGGCAGCTCACAATTTTGGAGATTGGCTGCGGCACAGGTGCAAATTTTGAGTTTTATCCGCCTGGTAGCAGATTGATCTGTACCGACCCCAACCCGCACTTTGAGAAATATCTGACAGAAACTATGGCCAAGAACGATCACCTGAGATATGAGAGATTTGTGGTGGCGTCGGGGGAGGACCTGAGGGCAGTGGAGGACGACTCGATAGATGTTGTAGTCTGTACCCTGGTGCTCTGCTCTGTGGACGACGTGAGCCAAACCCTGCGAGAGGCACACCGCATACTGCGACCA GGTGGAGCCTTCTTCTTCTTAGAGCACGTAGCTGGTGACACCTCGACTTGGACGTACTTCTTTCAGCACGTTCTCCAGCCTTTGTGGTACTACTTCGGTGACGGATGTTGGATCGTCCGGGAAACATGGAAATATGTGGAGGAAGCCGGATTCTCTGATCTCAAACTAAGACACATTGAAGCGCCACTCTTCTTCATAATGAAACCTCACATCTCGGGCTATGCTGTCAAATAA